The following proteins are encoded in a genomic region of Gemmatimonadaceae bacterium:
- the menC gene encoding o-succinylbenzoate synthase, which yields MLRLDRLVLREIRLALKEPFRISSGVCTERRILLLELYDADGAATWAECVAGEQPNYTPETIDTAWFAIREWLAPRLLGRSFDGPEVIHSVLEQNVRGHNMAKASLEMGMWALAATKEGVSLSHRLGGTRERIPTGISLGIQATPDALVQRAKAAFAQGYRKIKLKIQPGQDVEYVRAVRNALGPAVHLMADANSAYTLSDADHLAQLDAFDLIMIEQPLGRDDIVRHAKLQKRLKTRLCLDESITDADRAEDMIELGSGKIINIKPGRVGGFTVSKTIHDICERNKIPVWCGGMLESGVGRAHNVALASLPNFSLPGDLSPSARYWERDVVTPEWTMDADGMVLVPRSQPGIGITVDTGRVEDLTVKREALESRSMATR from the coding sequence ATGCTCCGTCTCGACCGCCTCGTCCTGCGCGAGATCCGTCTCGCGCTCAAGGAGCCCTTCCGGATTTCGTCTGGCGTTTGCACCGAACGCCGCATTCTTCTCCTCGAGCTGTATGACGCCGACGGCGCCGCGACGTGGGCCGAATGTGTCGCCGGCGAGCAACCGAATTACACTCCGGAAACAATCGACACGGCATGGTTCGCGATTCGCGAGTGGCTCGCGCCGCGCCTGCTCGGCCGGAGCTTCGACGGCCCCGAGGTAATTCACAGCGTGCTCGAGCAGAATGTGCGCGGCCATAACATGGCGAAAGCGTCGCTCGAGATGGGGATGTGGGCGCTCGCGGCGACGAAGGAGGGTGTCTCGCTGTCGCATCGCCTCGGCGGCACGCGCGAGCGCATTCCCACCGGAATCTCGCTCGGCATCCAGGCCACGCCCGACGCACTCGTCCAGCGCGCGAAGGCCGCGTTCGCTCAAGGGTATCGCAAAATCAAGCTCAAGATTCAGCCGGGACAGGATGTCGAGTACGTGCGCGCGGTCCGTAACGCGCTCGGGCCGGCGGTGCACCTCATGGCCGACGCCAACTCCGCCTACACGTTGTCCGACGCCGACCATCTCGCGCAGCTCGATGCGTTCGATCTGATCATGATCGAGCAGCCACTCGGCCGCGACGATATCGTTAGGCATGCCAAGCTCCAGAAGCGTCTCAAGACCCGCTTGTGTCTCGACGAGTCGATCACCGACGCCGACCGCGCCGAGGACATGATCGAGCTGGGCTCGGGGAAGATCATCAACATCAAGCCCGGCCGCGTTGGCGGGTTCACGGTCTCGAAAACGATTCACGACATCTGTGAGCGCAACAAGATCCCGGTGTGGTGCGGCGGCATGCTCGAGAGCGGCGTCGGTCGCGCGCATAACGTGGCGCTCGCATCGCTACCGAATTTCAGCCTGCCGGGCGATCTCAGCCCGAGCGCGCGCTACTGGGAACGCGACGTGGTGACGCCCGAATGGACGATGGACGCCGACGGAATGGTCCTCGTCCCACGCAGCCAGCCTGGGATCGGGATCACTGTCGATACCGGCCGAGTCGAGGATTTGACGGTGAAGCGCGAGGCGCTCGAGAGCCGCTCGATGGCCACACGATGA
- a CDS encoding M20 family metallopeptidase yields the protein MTVAPAASDLPAAVENLFTGALRQSLIELRRAIHSDPELSFQEERTAQKLERALASITGATVRRVAKTGVVARIRGRNSAAPLVAVRGDIDALPVREETGLAFASHNDGVMHACGHDVHATWAVGAAALLAEHPAAGDVLIVLQPAEETGRGAPAIIETGALDDVRAIFGGHVDRRFPVGQVVADEGPLAASADMFVIELLGQGAHAARPHESADPIVGLGALIGAIQTIVSRRLNPANPGVVTIGTVRAGTASNVIPDRATLTGTVRAVDAPSRRLMLDEVRRIAESIAAAYRLTANVELELGTPPIVNPPNATAWARRAATSLLGESSVVPLGFLNLAGEDFAHYMERIPGCFLRIGAREPGGVAIPAHAPKFYAAEESIFVGAAVLAEAARVASAALSPER from the coding sequence ATGACGGTCGCGCCGGCAGCATCGGACCTCCCGGCGGCTGTTGAGAATCTTTTTACTGGGGCGCTCCGGCAATCGCTGATCGAGCTGCGTCGCGCGATCCACTCCGATCCCGAGCTGTCGTTTCAGGAGGAGCGTACGGCACAGAAGCTCGAGCGTGCGCTCGCGTCGATCACTGGCGCGACCGTACGCCGCGTCGCGAAGACCGGCGTCGTCGCTCGGATTCGCGGCCGGAATAGTGCCGCGCCGCTCGTCGCTGTTCGGGGCGACATCGATGCGCTGCCGGTACGCGAAGAAACCGGTCTGGCCTTCGCATCGCATAACGATGGCGTCATGCATGCGTGTGGACACGATGTGCACGCAACGTGGGCAGTTGGTGCTGCGGCGCTTCTCGCCGAACATCCGGCCGCCGGTGACGTGCTGATAGTGCTCCAGCCCGCCGAGGAGACCGGCCGCGGCGCGCCGGCGATCATCGAGACCGGCGCGCTCGACGACGTCCGCGCGATCTTCGGCGGCCACGTCGACCGCCGCTTCCCCGTCGGCCAGGTCGTTGCCGACGAAGGGCCGCTCGCGGCGTCCGCCGACATGTTCGTGATCGAGTTGCTCGGGCAGGGTGCACACGCGGCGCGCCCGCACGAGTCGGCGGATCCCATCGTCGGACTTGGCGCGCTCATTGGCGCGATCCAGACTATCGTGTCGCGACGTTTGAATCCGGCCAATCCCGGTGTCGTCACGATCGGCACGGTGCGCGCGGGCACCGCGTCGAATGTGATTCCCGATCGCGCGACGCTCACCGGCACGGTACGAGCCGTAGACGCCCCCTCGCGACGCCTGATGCTCGACGAGGTGCGTCGCATCGCCGAGAGCATCGCTGCTGCCTATCGACTCACCGCGAACGTCGAGCTCGAGCTGGGCACACCGCCGATCGTCAATCCGCCTAACGCGACGGCATGGGCGCGCCGTGCGGCGACATCGCTTCTCGGGGAGTCGAGCGTGGTCCCACTCGGCTTTCTCAACCTGGCGGGTGAGGACTTCGCCCATTATATGGAGCGTATTCCGGGTTGCTTCCTTCGTATTGGCGCCCGCGAGCCCGGTGGTGTCGCCATTCCCGCGCACGCGCCGAAGTTCTACGCAGCCGAGGAGAGCATCTTCGTGGGCGCTGCGGTGCTCGCCGAGGCGGCGCGAGTCGCGTCGGCCGCACTGAGTCCCGAACGGTGA
- a CDS encoding amino acid permease has product MASLNRTLTLRDLILIVIGTVIGSGIFLVPGVVLKQSGGSIGVSLLVWLAAGVLSLLGAFTYGEMGASKPDAGGLYVYLRDALGPLPAFLYGWTMFFVIAAGSCATLAVAFTNYLGQFVALSPIAGKIVAVLMIVVVMVINVRGTRQGANVQGIATGIKVAAILIMSVLLIAVGHGFSQTPQIWPAAWNGSLFAGVGVAMIGVLWAYEGWQYVTFSAGETKDPQRVFPLGIAIGTAAIIVIYVLANVGYFAALGADGAMKSERIAAESMALAFGPAAGKLIAATILVSMFSAANGITLTAPRLYYSMSRDGVFFAKLAEVHPRFSTPAIAIVTSSVWAMVLAATGTFQQLLTYVVFVGWIFYALGALAIFVYRRREPNLPRPFRTPGYPLTPILFVLSAAAIVINTIATQPQNVIFALALMVLGVPAYYMWRSRLAKAPADALKSPSSKVRERV; this is encoded by the coding sequence ATGGCCTCCCTCAATCGCACGCTCACGCTTCGCGATCTGATCCTCATCGTCATCGGCACAGTCATCGGCTCGGGGATCTTCCTCGTGCCCGGCGTGGTGCTGAAGCAGAGTGGCGGATCGATTGGTGTTTCGTTGCTCGTCTGGCTGGCGGCCGGCGTGCTCTCGCTCCTCGGTGCGTTCACCTATGGCGAGATGGGGGCGTCGAAGCCGGACGCCGGCGGTCTCTACGTCTATCTTCGCGACGCGTTAGGCCCGCTTCCGGCTTTTCTCTACGGCTGGACGATGTTCTTCGTCATCGCTGCGGGATCCTGCGCGACGCTCGCGGTCGCCTTCACGAACTACCTCGGGCAGTTCGTTGCGCTCTCGCCGATTGCCGGAAAGATCGTTGCCGTCCTCATGATCGTTGTCGTGATGGTGATCAACGTGCGCGGTACGCGACAGGGTGCGAATGTCCAGGGCATCGCCACGGGGATCAAGGTCGCCGCGATTCTCATCATGAGCGTGCTCCTGATCGCGGTCGGCCACGGCTTCTCGCAAACGCCGCAGATCTGGCCGGCGGCGTGGAATGGATCGCTCTTCGCGGGCGTCGGTGTGGCGATGATCGGCGTGCTCTGGGCGTACGAGGGTTGGCAGTACGTGACGTTCTCCGCCGGCGAGACGAAGGATCCACAACGCGTTTTCCCGTTAGGCATCGCCATCGGCACGGCGGCGATCATCGTCATCTACGTCCTAGCCAACGTTGGCTACTTCGCCGCGCTCGGCGCTGACGGTGCGATGAAGAGCGAGCGGATTGCCGCGGAGTCGATGGCGCTGGCGTTCGGTCCGGCAGCGGGGAAGCTCATTGCCGCGACGATTCTCGTCTCGATGTTCAGTGCGGCGAACGGCATCACGCTCACGGCGCCGCGACTCTATTACTCCATGTCGCGCGATGGCGTCTTCTTCGCCAAGCTCGCGGAGGTGCACCCACGCTTCAGCACGCCCGCGATCGCGATCGTGACGAGCTCGGTGTGGGCGATGGTCCTTGCCGCGACCGGGACATTCCAGCAGCTGCTGACATACGTTGTGTTTGTCGGTTGGATTTTCTACGCCTTGGGCGCGCTCGCGATCTTCGTCTACCGGCGGCGCGAGCCCAACCTGCCGCGGCCATTTCGCACGCCGGGATATCCGCTGACGCCGATTCTCTTCGTGCTTTCCGCCGCGGCGATCGTTATCAACACGATCGCGACGCAACCGCAGAATGTGATCTTCGCGCTCGCGCTCATGGTGCTCGGTGTGCCCGCCTATTACATGTGGCGGAGCCGATTGGCGAAAGCACCGGCGGATGCGTTGAAGTCGCCGTCGTCAAAGGTGCGCGAAAGGGTCTAG
- a CDS encoding M55 family metallopeptidase gives MRRSFHCFALFLLLLGTPLAAQRPLKVYISVDMEGIAGVVTADQLSPTGFEYQRAREFMTGEALAAIAGARDAGATQIVVSDSHGNGESLLIDKFPPDVTIIRSWPRPLMMMQGIDSTFDAAVFIGYHAATTNPAGVRAHTISSAHYAAVELNGVAMPESGINAAIAGYFGVPIVAISGDNVAVAEAQTLIGAMEGAVVKQAISFHAAATMTPEAAQLLVRQKVKAGVQRRASLRPFVVRAPVRLDVTFKNYTPAEMLSFLPIVQRTSSHAIRFEGRDILQVSKFLEFIGTYDPDMTP, from the coding sequence ATGCGTCGCTCTTTCCATTGTTTCGCATTGTTCCTCCTGCTGTTGGGCACTCCGCTCGCCGCCCAACGCCCCCTGAAGGTGTACATCTCGGTCGATATGGAGGGAATCGCTGGCGTCGTCACGGCGGATCAACTCTCGCCGACCGGCTTCGAGTACCAGCGTGCTCGGGAGTTCATGACCGGCGAAGCGCTCGCGGCGATCGCTGGAGCGCGCGACGCCGGCGCGACGCAGATCGTCGTCAGCGACTCGCACGGCAATGGTGAGAGTCTGCTCATCGACAAGTTTCCTCCGGACGTGACCATCATTCGATCGTGGCCCCGTCCATTGATGATGATGCAGGGCATCGACTCCACCTTCGACGCGGCGGTCTTCATCGGCTATCACGCGGCCACGACCAACCCCGCCGGCGTGCGGGCGCACACCATCTCGAGCGCTCACTATGCGGCCGTCGAGCTCAATGGCGTCGCGATGCCGGAGTCCGGAATCAACGCGGCCATCGCGGGCTATTTCGGCGTACCGATCGTCGCGATCTCGGGGGACAACGTCGCCGTCGCCGAAGCGCAGACGCTCATCGGAGCAATGGAGGGTGCCGTCGTGAAACAAGCGATCAGCTTCCACGCGGCGGCGACGATGACGCCGGAGGCCGCACAGTTACTCGTCAGGCAGAAGGTGAAGGCCGGCGTGCAGCGCCGCGCGTCGCTGCGGCCATTTGTCGTGCGCGCGCCCGTGCGTCTCGACGTGACGTTCAAGAACTATACGCCTGCAGAGATGCTCAGCTTCCTGCCGATCGTGCAGCGGACCTCGTCCCATGCGATTCGCTTCGAAGGTCGGGATATTCTGCAAGTGTCGAAGTTTCTGGAATTCATCGGCACGTACGACCCGGATATGACACCCTGA
- a CDS encoding FKBP-type peptidyl-prolyl cis-trans isomerase, whose protein sequence is MKRIAFVLLPCLLLAACLTSPKECLLNPSDPATETFSPALGVNLDSMFKTQLGDYLQDNVVGTGVLLDSLQVVQIHYSAYLKDGTLIDQEISTPFPIDLSSTATLGLADGMLGMNVGGQRTIVAPSANALGACPNGPVPGNSTLVYKVELLQIGT, encoded by the coding sequence ATGAAGCGAATAGCGTTCGTCCTCCTGCCTTGCCTCCTCCTCGCCGCCTGCCTAACGTCGCCCAAGGAGTGCCTGCTGAACCCGAGCGACCCCGCGACCGAGACATTCTCGCCCGCGCTTGGCGTCAATCTCGACTCGATGTTCAAGACGCAGCTTGGCGACTATCTCCAGGACAACGTCGTCGGAACCGGCGTGCTGCTGGACTCGTTGCAGGTGGTGCAGATTCACTATTCGGCCTACCTCAAGGACGGCACACTGATCGATCAAGAGATCAGCACGCCGTTTCCGATCGATCTGAGTAGCACGGCGACACTCGGATTGGCCGACGGGATGCTCGGCATGAACGTCGGCGGACAACGGACCATCGTCGCGCCCTCGGCGAACGCGCTCGGTGCGTGTCCGAATGGACCCGTGCCCGGCAACTCGACGCTCGTGTACAAGGTCGAGCTGCTGCAGATCGGGACCTGA
- a CDS encoding acetoacetate--CoA ligase produces MSGPLWTPSPADVAQANVTRFISFVNGRGAAVHDYSSLYAWSIARPEEFWSALWEFSGIVAERDALGSGRAWRSVLIGGDRMAPPDPTRGPRWFDGARLNFAENLLRFRDEHVAIIAWNELGAGRRLTYAQLYAETARLAATLRAHGVRAGDRIAAFMPNVPETIIAMLATASIGAIWSSCSPDFGVQGVMDRFGQIEPRILFCADGYRYSGKEVDSLRTVAGIAQRISKIERIVVVPYMRERPDVSEVPRAVMYEDFIGSTPEHELEFARLPFDQPLYVMYSSGTTGLPKCMVHGAGGTLLQHQKEHLLHCNLTRGDRVFYFTTCGWMMWNWLASALAVGSTLVLYDGAAFLRGRAILWDMAAAERITVFGTSAKWLALAEKEGLRPRQTHDLSALESILSTGSPLAANSFDYVYEHVKSDVRLSSISGGTDLVSCFALGNPIGPVWRGEIQVRGLGMKVEVFDEEGHSIIERPGELVCTAPFPSMPIYFWNDSSGEKYRSAYFDHFPNVWRHGDWAELTSHDGVVIYGRSDATLNPGGIRIGTAEIYRQVDQLPEVLESLVVAQELPGAHDDVRIVLFVRLVAGELLSEALKERIRLQIRRNASPHHVPKKIVQVADIPRTISGKITELAVRDVIHGRPVRNRDALANPDALELFRDLPELRD; encoded by the coding sequence GTGAGCGGCCCGCTGTGGACGCCGTCACCGGCGGACGTCGCGCAGGCTAACGTCACGCGATTCATATCGTTCGTGAACGGTCGCGGCGCGGCTGTTCACGATTATTCGAGCTTGTACGCCTGGTCTATCGCGCGGCCGGAGGAGTTCTGGAGCGCGCTGTGGGAATTCTCCGGCATCGTCGCCGAACGCGATGCGCTGGGGAGCGGGCGAGCATGGCGGTCGGTGCTCATCGGCGGCGATCGCATGGCGCCTCCTGACCCGACGCGTGGTCCCCGCTGGTTCGATGGCGCGCGGCTCAACTTCGCCGAGAATCTGCTCCGCTTTCGCGACGAGCACGTTGCGATCATCGCGTGGAATGAGCTCGGTGCGGGCAGACGCCTCACGTATGCTCAGCTGTACGCGGAGACCGCGCGCCTGGCCGCCACGCTCCGCGCACACGGCGTCCGGGCCGGAGACCGCATCGCGGCGTTCATGCCTAACGTTCCCGAAACGATCATCGCGATGCTCGCGACGGCAAGCATTGGCGCGATCTGGTCTTCCTGTTCTCCCGATTTCGGAGTTCAGGGAGTCATGGATCGATTTGGCCAGATCGAGCCTCGCATCCTGTTCTGTGCCGATGGGTATCGATACTCGGGCAAGGAGGTCGATTCGCTCCGGACAGTCGCCGGGATTGCGCAGCGGATCTCGAAGATCGAGCGCATCGTCGTCGTCCCTTACATGCGCGAAAGACCAGATGTGAGCGAGGTGCCCCGAGCCGTCATGTACGAAGATTTCATTGGCTCGACGCCGGAGCACGAATTGGAGTTCGCGCGACTTCCATTCGATCAGCCGCTCTACGTGATGTACTCGTCAGGCACGACGGGCCTCCCCAAGTGCATGGTCCACGGTGCCGGCGGGACGCTTTTGCAGCACCAGAAAGAGCACCTCCTGCACTGCAATCTCACGCGGGGCGACCGAGTGTTCTACTTCACGACCTGCGGTTGGATGATGTGGAATTGGCTCGCCTCCGCGCTCGCTGTCGGGTCCACGCTCGTGCTCTACGACGGAGCAGCGTTTCTTCGCGGGCGAGCGATTCTGTGGGACATGGCGGCGGCCGAGCGGATCACAGTCTTCGGAACGAGCGCGAAATGGCTCGCGCTCGCCGAGAAGGAAGGGCTCAGGCCACGCCAGACTCACGACTTGTCGGCGCTCGAGTCGATCCTGTCCACAGGCAGCCCGCTTGCCGCGAACAGCTTCGACTACGTGTATGAGCATGTGAAATCCGACGTGCGCCTCAGCAGCATCAGCGGCGGTACTGATCTCGTCTCCTGCTTTGCGCTCGGCAACCCCATCGGTCCCGTCTGGCGCGGAGAAATTCAAGTGCGGGGCCTCGGCATGAAGGTCGAAGTCTTCGACGAAGAAGGACATTCCATCATCGAGCGCCCGGGAGAGCTGGTGTGTACCGCACCGTTCCCGAGCATGCCGATTTACTTCTGGAACGACTCCTCCGGCGAGAAATATCGGTCGGCGTACTTCGATCACTTTCCGAACGTGTGGCGTCACGGCGACTGGGCGGAATTGACCAGCCACGATGGTGTGGTGATCTACGGCCGGAGCGACGCGACGCTCAATCCCGGCGGGATTCGCATCGGCACGGCCGAGATTTACCGTCAGGTCGATCAATTACCGGAAGTGCTCGAGAGTCTCGTCGTTGCTCAGGAGCTGCCCGGCGCGCATGACGACGTGCGAATCGTGCTCTTCGTACGCCTCGTCGCGGGCGAGCTCCTCAGCGAAGCGCTGAAGGAGCGGATCCGCTTACAGATTCGAAGGAACGCGAGCCCGCACCACGTTCCGAAGAAGATTGTCCAGGTCGCGGACATTCCGCGCACGATCAGCGGCAAGATCACGGAGCTCGCGGTGCGCGACGTGATTCACGGTCGGCCGGTAAGGAACCGGGATGCCCTGGCGAACCCGGATGCGCTGGAGCTGTTTCGCGATCTGCCAGAGCTGCGCGACTAG
- the hppD gene encoding 4-hydroxyphenylpyruvate dioxygenase has translation MATATLPASTATQDIFPINGTDYVEFYVGNAKQAAHYYQSGFGFQLVGYRGPETGTRDRASYVLQQNKIRLIVTSALGPDGEIAQHVNTHGDGVRDIALWVDDARDAFSKAVARGAVPLQEPKVLEDDRGEVVVAAIRIYGDTIHSLVERRNYRGLFMPGFVARTPHYQAPDAGLLYVDHCVGNVELGKMNVWVGFYEKVMGFKNLITFDDSDISTEYSALMSKVMANGNERIKFPINEPAQGKKKSQIDEYLDFYGGPGVQHLALATNDIIKTVTSLRDRGIEFLKAPTSYYDDLQRRVGKIDEPIDTLQELGILVDRDPDGYLLQIFSRNVQDRPTVFYEIIQRKGARGFGKGNFRALFEAIEREQAARGNL, from the coding sequence ATGGCGACCGCGACCTTACCAGCGTCAACAGCAACTCAGGACATTTTCCCGATCAACGGAACCGACTACGTCGAGTTCTACGTGGGAAATGCAAAGCAGGCGGCCCACTACTACCAGTCGGGCTTTGGCTTCCAGCTCGTTGGGTATCGCGGACCGGAAACGGGAACGCGAGATCGTGCGAGCTACGTGCTGCAACAGAACAAGATTCGGCTCATCGTCACATCCGCACTCGGACCCGATGGCGAGATCGCGCAGCACGTCAACACGCATGGTGACGGCGTTCGCGACATCGCATTGTGGGTCGACGACGCACGAGATGCCTTTTCGAAGGCCGTCGCGCGTGGTGCTGTGCCGCTGCAGGAGCCCAAGGTGCTCGAGGACGACAGGGGCGAGGTTGTCGTCGCCGCGATTCGTATCTACGGCGACACGATTCACTCACTCGTCGAGCGACGGAATTATCGAGGGCTGTTCATGCCGGGCTTCGTTGCCCGGACGCCGCACTATCAGGCGCCAGACGCCGGACTGCTCTACGTCGATCACTGTGTGGGCAACGTCGAGCTGGGGAAGATGAATGTCTGGGTCGGCTTCTATGAAAAAGTGATGGGCTTCAAGAACCTCATCACATTCGACGACTCCGACATCTCCACCGAATACAGCGCGCTGATGTCGAAGGTGATGGCGAATGGGAACGAGCGCATCAAGTTCCCGATCAACGAGCCGGCGCAGGGCAAGAAGAAATCGCAGATCGACGAGTATCTCGATTTCTACGGTGGGCCGGGCGTGCAACATCTCGCGCTCGCAACGAACGACATCATCAAGACGGTCACCTCGCTACGTGACCGGGGAATCGAGTTCCTCAAGGCGCCGACCTCGTACTATGACGATCTGCAGCGCCGCGTCGGCAAGATCGACGAGCCGATCGACACCCTCCAGGAGCTCGGCATCCTCGTCGATCGCGACCCGGATGGATATCTGTTGCAAATCTTCTCACGCAACGTGCAGGACCGACCGACCGTGTTCTACGAGATCATTCAGCGCAAAGGCGCGCGCGGGTTTGGCAAAGGGAATTTCCGCGCGCTGTTCGAAGCGATCGAGAGAGAGCAGGCGGCGAGGGGGAACCTCTAA